In Desulfuromonas acetoxidans DSM 684, one genomic interval encodes:
- a CDS encoding O-acetyl-ADP-ribose deacetylase — protein MKRIEIIKADITQLNVDAIVNTATTKLLGSGGVDGAIHDAAGPELMEECRRLKGCLVGTAKITSGYNLPARYVIHTVGPQWDEGQGNEQALLASCYRACFSLAREYGLKTLAFPAISCGSYQFPVPTACEIAMDVVEQCLRGNDQIERVIFVCYRDAVERTLKQLLAEKMMPLVDNLAPQPGFTNYPGCEITV, from the coding sequence ATGAAACGGATTGAGATTATCAAAGCGGATATCACTCAGCTCAATGTTGATGCGATTGTCAATACGGCGACGACAAAGTTGTTGGGAAGTGGCGGTGTTGATGGGGCCATTCACGATGCAGCCGGACCGGAGCTGATGGAAGAGTGCCGGCGGCTCAAAGGGTGCCTGGTTGGAACCGCGAAAATCACATCAGGCTATAATCTGCCGGCCCGCTATGTCATTCACACCGTCGGACCACAATGGGACGAGGGCCAAGGCAATGAGCAGGCGTTGCTGGCTTCCTGTTACCGGGCCTGTTTCAGTCTGGCACGTGAATATGGTCTGAAAACTCTGGCCTTTCCGGCCATCAGTTGCGGCAGTTATCAGTTCCCCGTGCCGACAGCCTGTGAGATCGCCATGGATGTGGTGGAACAGTGTCTGCGTGGGAATGATCAGATCGAACGGGTCATCTTTGTCTGTTATCGTGATGCCGTGGAGCGGACGTTGAAGCAACTCCTTGCGGAGAAAATGATGCCTTTGGTTGACAACTTAGCACCACAACCCGGCTTCACGAATTACCCGGGTTGTGAAATAACAGTCTAA